The window GCCTGCTGGATCGCGACTTCGGCCAGACCGCCCATTTCCGCGATCAGGCCGCGGAGGCGGGTGATGTCTTCGTCGAAGGCTTTTACGGTATGTTCTTGCATGTTCTTACCTAGCCTTATCCGTAGCGGCCCGTGATGTAATCCTGGGTCCGCTGTTCGAGCGGATTGGTGAATATGTCAGAAGTACGACCATATTCCACCATCTTTCCGAGGTGGAAAAAAGCCGTCCGCTGGCTGACGCGCGCGGCCTGCTGCATCGAGTGAGTAACGATCACGATGGCATATCGGCCATTCAGTTCGTCGATCAGTTCCTCGATCTTGGCAGTGGCGATCGGGTCGAGCGCCGAACACGGTTCGTCCATCAGGATGACTTCGGGATCGACGGCGATGGCGCGCGCGATGCACAGGCGCTGCTGCTGGCCGCCGGACAGGGCGGTGCCGCTGTCCTGCAGGCGGTCCTTGACCTCTTCCCACAGGCCCGCGCGGCGTAGCGATTTCTCGACCACCGCATCCAGCTCGTCCTTGCCTTCTGCAAGGCCGTGGATCTTCGGACCGTAGGCGATGTTCTCGTAGATCGACTTGGGGAAGGGGTTGGGCTTCTGGAAGACCATGCCGACGCGGGCGCGCAGCTGCACCACGTCCATGCCCGATTTGTAGATGTCTTCGCCGTCCAGCATGATGTCGCCTTCGACGCGCGCCGAAGGGATCGTGTCGTTCATGCGGTTGAGCGTGCGCAGGAAGGTCGACTTGCCGCAGCCCGACGGGCCGATGAAGGCCGTGACGTAGCGCGTGGGAATGTCGATCGAAACCTCGTCGATCGCCTTTTTGTCGCCGTAGAAAACGGAGACGTTCCGCGCGCTCATCTTGGCGTCGGTATCTTCCAGGTTTTGATGGACTACGGTCACCACTTTTTCTCGAATTTGTTGCGCAGGTAGATGGCGAGGCCGTTCATCAGCAGGAGGAACAGCAACAGGACTATGATAGCCGCACTGGTCCGTTCCACGAAACCGCGGTCGATTTCGTCGGACCAGAGGAAGATCTGCATCGGCAGGACCGTGGCGGGCGAGGTAAAGCTGTCGGGCGGGCTCGCCACGAAAGCGCGCATGCCGATCATCAGCAGCGGGGCGGTTTCACCCAGCGCGCGGGCCATGCCGATAATCGTGCCTGTAAGGATGCCGGGCAGGGCAAGCGGCAGGACGTGGTGGAAAACCACCTGGACCGGCGAGGCCCCGATGGCGAGCGCGCCGTCACGGATGCTCGGCGGGACGGCCTTGATCGCGTTGCGCCCGGCAATGACGATGACCGGCATCGTCATCAGCGCCAGCGTCATGCCGCCGATCACGGGGGCGGATCGCAGGTTCGGGAACAGCGTCAGGAACACCGCAAGGCCCAGCAGGCCGAAGATGATCGACGGAACTGCCGCAAGGTTGTTGATCGACAGCTCGATGAGGTCGGTCCAGCGGTTCTTGGGCGCGTATTCCTCAAGGTAGAGCGCGGCTAGCACCCCGATGGGGAAGGCCAGCAGCAGGGTGACGATCATCGTCAGGAACGAGCCCTTGAGCGCGCCCCAGATACCAGCCTGCTGCGGATTGGTAGCATCCGACCGGGCGAAGAAGCCGGTGTCGAAGTTCTTGTCGATCTTGCCCGCTTCATCGAGTTGCTGCGCGAGCGCCTGCATCTGCTCCGAACCTTCGCCGGCATAGCCGCTGGCGAGGCTGGCGCTGGCAGGAAGCCAGAAGGTTTCCTGCCGGTCGAGGATGGAGGGATCGGCGGCAATCGCGTCGGCGACATCGCGCCATGCCTGCGCACCGAGCTGTTCGGCCGCCTCGTCGCCCAGCGATTGCTCGGCGAAGAATTGCACGACTTCGGGCAGACCCTGACCCTGGAGGGATTGCACGGCTCCGTCGCTCGCCATGGTGGCGGGATCGGCGGAAATGCCGGCCTGCGTGAAGTCGATCGGCACTTCGAGTTCGGCGCGCTGGAAGCCGCCGATACCGTTCAGCGTCATCGTGCCGAGCAGGTAGACCAGGACGGCGACCGAGAACACGATCGCGGCCAGGCCGAGCCTGCGGAACCGGCGCTCTGCCGCGTAGCGCTTCTTCAGGCGCGCCTCGAATTCGGGCGTGCGCGTGGGGGCGATATGCTCACTCATAAGCTTCGCGGAACCTCTTGACGACGCGCAGGGCGATGAAGTTCAGCCCCAGCGTCACCATGAACAGCACGAAGCCGAGCGCGAAGGCGCTGAGCGTCGCGGGATGGTCGAAACTGCCTTCGCCGGTCAGCATGGCGACGATCTGGACCGTCACCGTGGTCATGGAATCGAGCGGATTGGCGCTAAGATTGGCGGCGGTCGATGCGGCCATGACGACGATCATCGTCTCGCCGATCGCGCGGCTGATGGCGAGCATCACGCCGGCCACGATACCGGGCAGGGCAGCGGGCACCAGCACGCGGCGGATTGTCTCGTTGGTGGTCGCGCCCATCGCCAGGCTGCCGTCACGCATGGCCTGCGGTACCGCGGCGATGGAATCGTCGGCCATCGAGGACACGAACGGAATGATCATCACGCCCATGACGAGGCCGGCTGCCAGCGCGCTTTCGCTCGACGGATTGGACGCGCCGAGGCTGATCGCGAAATCGCGGATGGCGGGCGCGATCGTCAGCGCGGCGAAGTAGCCGTAGACCACGGTCGGCACACCGGCGAGGATTTCGAGCGTCGGCTTGATCCATGCGCGCAGGCGCGGGTTCGCATACTGCGTCAGGTATACCGCACTCATCAGGCCGAGCGGGATCGCCACGATCATGGCGATGATCGCACCGATGAACAGCGTGCCCCAGAACAGCGGGATCGCGCCGTAGCGGCTGCTGTCGGGATTGTCCGGATTGCTCATCGGGTCCGGGCCCCAGTGGGTGCCGAATAGGAAGTCGAGCGGGTTGACCATGCCGAAGAAGCGCATGGTCTCGAAAATGAGGCTGACGAAGATGCCGATGGTCGTCAGGATCGCGACCAGCGAGGCACCCAGCAGGATCGCCATGACGATCCGCTCCACCCGTGTGCGGGCGGCGAAATCGGGCTTCAGGCGCAGGAACGACCACGCGCCGCCGAGGAAGGCGATGACCAGCGTCGCGGCGATGCCGATCCAGTTGTAGAACGACAGGGCCTGCCGGTACGGCTCGACGAATTCCTTAGCCAGCGGGTTGAACACCGCCTGCGATGCGCCGGTCGCGACTGCGCGCGCTTCGTTCAGGATCGTCTGGCGCTGGAAGCCGAAGGCAGGAAGCTGGTCGGCGGCAGGCGATGCCAGCACCGACTGGGTGACGAGGCCGGGCGCGATCGCGCTCCAGACCCCGACGAAAACCAGGACGGGCAGGATGATCCACAGCGCCACGTACCATGCGTGGTAGCTGGGCAGGCTGGCGAGCCGCCCGTCAGGGCTCGCCTTGCGGAAGGTCCACGCACGCGCACGAGCCGCCAACCATCCGGCGAGCCCGAGCCCGAGGGCCAGGAGGAGCAGAATGGTCGGCGACATTGCGTGCGTTGATACCCTTACTTCAGCTCGGAACCGTCGAGCGTGGTGTATTCGGTGACGGCTGCGGTGGCCTTGGCCATCGCATCATCCGGATTGGATACGAGACCGATCTTGGCGAGCGCCCCGTCCTTGGCCCACATGGTCGACCACTGGGTGAGGAATTCCTTCAGGCCCGGGATCGCGTCGAGGTGCGCCTTCTTCACGTACATGAAGAGGGGGCGCGCGCCCGGATAGGCGAAGCTGGCGATGTTCTCGTAGGTCGGATCGACGCCGTTCATGGGCAGGCCCTGCACCTTGTCGAGATTCTCTTCAAGGTAGGAGTAGCCGAAGATACCCACTGCGTTCGGGTTGCCTTCGATCTTCTGGACGATGAGGTTGTCCTGCTCGCCCTGGTCGACATAGGCGCCGTCGCTGCGGACTTCGGTGCAGACCTGGTCGTAACGGTCTTCGTCGGTTTCCTTGAGCGCTGCGGTTGCAGCGTCGGTCTTGCAGCCTGCTTCGAGGATAAGTTCCTTGAGCGCGTCGCGCGTGCCCGAGGTGCTCGGCGGACCGTAGACGAGGATCGGCTGGTTCGGCAGCGAGGGATCGATGTCCGACCAGTTCTTGGCGGTCTGTTCCTTGCCGTAGGGCGAGGCGGCGAGCGCTTCGTAGACCATCTTCGGCGTCAGGTTCATCATGATACCGCCCTTCGACGAGGCGAGGGCGATTCCGTCGAGGCCGACCTGGACTTCAATGATGTCGGTCACGCCATTGGCCTGGCAGTCGGCAAACTCACCGGCCTTCATGCGGCGCGATGCGTGCGCGATGTCGGGCGTCTGGGCGCCGACGCCGGCGCAGAACAGCTTCATGCCGCCGCCGGTACCGGTCGATTCGATGATCGGCGAAGCGAACTGCGTGTCGCGTGCGAACGCTTCCGAAACGGCCTTGGCGAACGGGAAGACGGTCGACGAGCCGACGGCCTTGATCTGGTCGCGGGTCGCACCGCCACCCGAATTGTCACCGCAAGCGGTCAGGGCCAGGGCCGAAGCGGCGGCGAGAGCGAATTTGAAAGTCTTGGTCATTGGGAACCCCTATGTTGTCCAACTAGCCGCGCAAGAGCGCGGATTTGTTACATGCTGACGACAAAAGTGTGACTTCCGCTAGGGGGTGCCGAATCGTTGTCGCAGCCCCTAGCGCTATCTGGATCAGAAATCGACCTGTGCGCGTACACCGAAGGCATCGACGGTGTAGGACGTGTCGCCGGTTGCCGTCGCATAGGCGGCATCGTCATAGTCCATCTTGCCGTAGTTCAGGCTGAAGAGCGTGTAGTCGGTCGGCTTCCACACCAGCGAGGCGAGGTAGCCGTTCTGCACGCCGCCGATGATCCCGGCATCGTTCAGGTCGAGGTAGTCGTAACGCAGGTTCAGCTGGATCGAGCCGATCCCGCCTTCGCCCACCGCGCTGGCCGGCTTGGTGCGGTCGAACTTGCCGTCCTTGTAACCACGCGTGTCACCCTTGGTGAGGAAGTAGCCGACCTCGGCATAGCCACCAAAGAAGGTCGGGCTGTCCGGCATGGCGGGCATGTCCACGTTCTGCCAGAAACCTTCGACAGCCGCGTGGAACGGGCCGGAAATCATGGCTGCTTCGAGGCCTGCGCCGAATTCGCTGTCGGCAGCAAGATTGCCGGTGTTGACGAAGCGTTCGGAGGTGAAGTGAACCAGCGGGCGCTGGCGATAGCGCACGCTGCCGGCGTCTTCGCCCAGTTCGTTGAAGTGCAGCGAACCGCCGAAGTGGAGCTGGGTGTCGCCCATCTTCGGCATGACGACGAGGCGTCCGTCGATGCCGCGGTTGTTGGTGCCGGTATCGTCGAAATTGTCGGTAAACACACCGGCCTGAGCCAGCACGATACCCTGCGAATAGCTGACCGAGGCACCGATGCGGCGCTCGAAACCGAAGGCATCGGTAAAGGCGGCGCGTTCGATGAAGCTGGTGTGCAGCGAGCTGGTCAGCTCTTCAAGCGACTGGAAGTTGTTGTGGTGGCCGACGATCACTTCGAGCGGGCCG of the Qipengyuania gaetbuli genome contains:
- the pstB gene encoding phosphate ABC transporter ATP-binding protein PstB; translated protein: MSARNVSVFYGDKKAIDEVSIDIPTRYVTAFIGPSGCGKSTFLRTLNRMNDTIPSARVEGDIMLDGEDIYKSGMDVVQLRARVGMVFQKPNPFPKSIYENIAYGPKIHGLAEGKDELDAVVEKSLRRAGLWEEVKDRLQDSGTALSGGQQQRLCIARAIAVDPEVILMDEPCSALDPIATAKIEELIDELNGRYAIVIVTHSMQQAARVSQRTAFFHLGKMVEYGRTSDIFTNPLEQRTQDYITGRYG
- the pstA gene encoding phosphate ABC transporter permease PstA, encoding MSEHIAPTRTPEFEARLKKRYAAERRFRRLGLAAIVFSVAVLVYLLGTMTLNGIGGFQRAELEVPIDFTQAGISADPATMASDGAVQSLQGQGLPEVVQFFAEQSLGDEAAEQLGAQAWRDVADAIAADPSILDRQETFWLPASASLASGYAGEGSEQMQALAQQLDEAGKIDKNFDTGFFARSDATNPQQAGIWGALKGSFLTMIVTLLLAFPIGVLAALYLEEYAPKNRWTDLIELSINNLAAVPSIIFGLLGLAVFLTLFPNLRSAPVIGGMTLALMTMPVIVIAGRNAIKAVPPSIRDGALAIGASPVQVVFHHVLPLALPGILTGTIIGMARALGETAPLLMIGMRAFVASPPDSFTSPATVLPMQIFLWSDEIDRGFVERTSAAIIVLLLFLLLMNGLAIYLRNKFEKKW
- the pstC gene encoding phosphate ABC transporter permease subunit PstC produces the protein MSPTILLLLALGLGLAGWLAARARAWTFRKASPDGRLASLPSYHAWYVALWIILPVLVFVGVWSAIAPGLVTQSVLASPAADQLPAFGFQRQTILNEARAVATGASQAVFNPLAKEFVEPYRQALSFYNWIGIAATLVIAFLGGAWSFLRLKPDFAARTRVERIVMAILLGASLVAILTTIGIFVSLIFETMRFFGMVNPLDFLFGTHWGPDPMSNPDNPDSSRYGAIPLFWGTLFIGAIIAMIVAIPLGLMSAVYLTQYANPRLRAWIKPTLEILAGVPTVVYGYFAALTIAPAIRDFAISLGASNPSSESALAAGLVMGVMIIPFVSSMADDSIAAVPQAMRDGSLAMGATTNETIRRVLVPAALPGIVAGVMLAISRAIGETMIVVMAASTAANLSANPLDSMTTVTVQIVAMLTGEGSFDHPATLSAFALGFVLFMVTLGLNFIALRVVKRFREAYE
- a CDS encoding substrate-binding domain-containing protein; the encoded protein is MTKTFKFALAAASALALTACGDNSGGGATRDQIKAVGSSTVFPFAKAVSEAFARDTQFASPIIESTGTGGGMKLFCAGVGAQTPDIAHASRRMKAGEFADCQANGVTDIIEVQVGLDGIALASSKGGIMMNLTPKMVYEALAASPYGKEQTAKNWSDIDPSLPNQPILVYGPPSTSGTRDALKELILEAGCKTDAATAALKETDEDRYDQVCTEVRSDGAYVDQGEQDNLIVQKIEGNPNAVGIFGYSYLEENLDKVQGLPMNGVDPTYENIASFAYPGARPLFMYVKKAHLDAIPGLKEFLTQWSTMWAKDGALAKIGLVSNPDDAMAKATAAVTEYTTLDGSELK
- a CDS encoding OprO/OprP family phosphate-selective porin yields the protein MKPAFRLSVIAAALSCTIATPVGAQDAAAPTAEQSLAEMRAQLAALAARIDQLEGELAQEKAANAAQDASIAANTEAVAKPTPAPTPAVAQLEKKDGWSFKPRGRLMYDAGFTSVPESTGREDGFASEVRRARLGASGGLGGGFEYKFELDFAGNEVEAADAYLSYGNGPLEVIVGHHNNFQSLEELTSSLHTSFIERAAFTDAFGFERRIGASVSYSQGIVLAQAGVFTDNFDDTGTNNRGIDGRLVVMPKMGDTQLHFGGSLHFNELGEDAGSVRYRQRPLVHFTSERFVNTGNLAADSEFGAGLEAAMISGPFHAAVEGFWQNVDMPAMPDSPTFFGGYAEVGYFLTKGDTRGYKDGKFDRTKPASAVGEGGIGSIQLNLRYDYLDLNDAGIIGGVQNGYLASLVWKPTDYTLFSLNYGKMDYDDAAYATATGDTSYTVDAFGVRAQVDF